From Panicum hallii strain FIL2 chromosome 2, PHallii_v3.1, whole genome shotgun sequence, a single genomic window includes:
- the LOC112882686 gene encoding probable serine/threonine-protein kinase PBL8 — translation MGNCGTREENAVVAAHAQVQQLHLLQHPAKNAIADRKHTRTSSDLSDPSTPRKIEDAKNISIYNDVIAFTLFELETITKSFRADYVLGEGGFGTVYKGYIDENVRVGLKSLPVAVKVLNKDGHQGHREWLTEVNFLGQLRHPNLVKLIGYCCEDDHRLLVYEFMFRGSLENHLFRKTAMPLPWGTRMSIALGAAKGLACLHNAQRPVIYRDFKTSNILLDSDYTAKLSDFGLAKAGPEGDETHVSTRVMGTYGYAAPEYVMTGHLTARSDVYSFGVVLLELLTGRKSIDKSRPSREQSLVDWALPKLNDKRRLLQIIDPKLEGQYSVRAAHKACSLAFYCLSHNPKARPLMSDVVETLEPLQGSGGSDGSGQSSGLPDYRARRRLTGNSVHFRAIPNPKCSPAAPACRVR, via the exons atgGGCAACTGCGGCACGCGAGAGGAGAATGCCGTCGTCGCTGCGCACGCGCAAG TTCAGCAGCTCCACTTATTACAACATCCGGCCAAGAATGCCATTGCCGATCGGAAGCACACCCGTACCTCATCAGATTTAAGTGATCCTTCAACACCTAGGAAAATTGAAGATGCCAAGAACATTTCCATATACAACGATGTGATTGCCTTCACCTTGTTTGAGCTCGAGACAATCACAAAGAGCTTCCGTGCTGATTATGTTCTTGGTGAAGGAGGATTTGGGACCGTTTACAAGGGTTACATAGATGAGAATGTCAGGGTTGGGCTGAAGTCTCTTCCTGTTGCAGTCAAGGTGCTCAACAAAGATGGACATCAAGGGCACAGAGAATGGCTT ACCGAGGTTAACTTCCTGGGGCAATTAAGGCATCCGAATTTGGTGAAGTTGATTGGATATTGTTGTGAAGATGACCACCGGCTGCTTGTCTACGAGTTCATGTTTCGAGGAAGTCTAGAAAACCACTTATTCCGAA AGACAGCTATGCCATTACCCTGGGGTACTAGGATGTCAATCGCACTGGGAGCTGCTAAAGGGCTTGCTTGCCTCCACAATGCTCAAAGGCCTgtcatctacagagacttcaaGACCTCAAATATTCTGCTGGACTCT GATTATACTGCTAAACTGTCGGACTTTGGCCTGGCAAAAGCTGGCCCTGAAGGTGATGAGACTCATGTATCAACACGGGTGATGGGAACCTATGGTTATGCTGCTCCTGAATATGTCATGACTG GTCACTTGACTGCTAGAAGTGATGTCTACAGCTTTGGTGTTGTCCTTCTGGAGCTCTTGACAGGGCGCAAGTCAATTGACAAGTCACGGCCCAGCAGGGAGCAGAGCCTGGTTGACTGGGCCCTTCCGAAGCTCAATGACAAGAGGAGACTTCTCCAAATAATTGACCCGAAACTGGAGGGGCAGTATTCGGTCAGAGCTGCTCACAAAGCCTGCAGCCTTGCATTCTACTGCTTGAGCCACAACCCCAAGGCAAGGCCGCTCATGAGTGATGTTGTTGAAACCCTGGAGCCATTGCAGGGCAGCGGCGGAAGTGATGGATCCGGTCAATCTTCTGGCCTTCCTGACTATAGAGCTCGCCGCAGGCTAACCGGGAACAGTGTCCACTTTAGGGCCATCCCAAACCCTAAGTGCTCCCCTGCTGCCCCAGCATGCAGAGTGAGGTGA